A section of the Elusimicrobiota bacterium genome encodes:
- a CDS encoding AAA family ATPase encodes MAKKETAETPTDPSQAILSKAKDWPDWQRDALRRLAELGSLRDADRADMLAAIKFKHVLTTTPPPEAKPLGAEHLTNTAANQPRLSIEALSEAENVNLLKPGEKLDFKSDGITLIYGGNGSGKSGYTRIFKKACAARSAEDILANVFDPNYKTKSAATARFNIAETAGMTKTEESLTWAANAASPAKLRQVRVFDRKAAAIYVEGPAALAYVPYNLDLFDKLADECARLTETLKSEANAADAAYSTLTTSVPARGSAQINARTITATTTQAAIDAMAKWNPQDEARLAEATDLLERPTKAVAEVRAKKTRCDGLLSRINRLEVGLSKAKLDDLEARQTLVRDTQAASAATSKDSFSQDAELLPGVGGGPWRELWKAARSYSTQAAYPGTDFPVTAETGGKEPRCVLCHQPLSEDACGRLKGFEEFVRGDVANRAAEAETKLAEAMRAIDALSPALSTEDEALLGELKTDAPETAAKVSKFFAEATTRKNDITNSAILGDLMTIAAEPTPCSAELKKLVDALDAKIREIEASLTPETKKALRHEQADLVTKKTLAEHKPTLQQLIENRLLKKKLDECIKDVGTKAITDAKAKLNQLFVDDLFKATLKTELEAIRVSRTVTLDFKVTKGIAYQRAVFGDSAFPNLDQVLSEGEHRAVAIACFLAEAKMLGDHQPLVIDDPVSSLDHERRLRVTKRLVAEAKKRQVVIFTHDMVFWAEVEREAQEAQVPLLVKDVRTEGGLCGKVGEGDTPWINLSVPLKLKYLEDKLLPDLKNFDSKSQEFEDRARLIGEKLRETWERLVEEGILQSTVVRFRHSVETQRLDMVQVLDEDWEKVYKGVSRTSGWSHDNARATAAPPPEIDDLKKEVEEIRTLSKKLKKDGEKLRAARRARLESPGVGTVIATVGPSGDGDKADGATASGASH; translated from the coding sequence GTGGCGAAGAAAGAAACGGCAGAAACCCCGACAGACCCCAGCCAGGCGATACTTTCTAAGGCCAAGGACTGGCCTGATTGGCAGCGCGACGCGCTTCGCCGTCTCGCGGAACTGGGCTCTCTGCGCGACGCGGACCGAGCGGACATGCTCGCGGCGATCAAGTTCAAGCACGTCCTCACCACCACCCCGCCGCCTGAAGCAAAACCACTCGGCGCCGAGCACCTCACGAACACGGCCGCGAACCAACCCCGCCTCTCGATCGAAGCCCTGAGCGAAGCGGAGAACGTCAACCTGCTGAAGCCTGGGGAGAAGCTGGATTTCAAGTCGGACGGCATCACGCTCATCTACGGGGGCAACGGCAGCGGTAAGTCGGGATACACCCGCATCTTCAAGAAGGCGTGCGCCGCACGAAGCGCCGAGGACATCCTCGCGAACGTGTTCGACCCGAACTACAAGACTAAGTCTGCGGCAACTGCGAGGTTCAATATAGCCGAGACGGCCGGGATGACGAAGACCGAGGAGTCCCTGACCTGGGCCGCGAACGCTGCGTCTCCTGCCAAGCTCAGGCAGGTGCGGGTCTTTGATCGAAAGGCAGCCGCGATCTACGTCGAGGGCCCTGCCGCTCTGGCGTATGTTCCTTACAACCTTGACCTCTTCGATAAGCTCGCCGATGAGTGCGCCCGGCTGACGGAGACCCTCAAATCCGAGGCCAACGCCGCCGATGCCGCCTATTCGACATTGACGACCAGCGTGCCCGCGCGGGGCTCGGCCCAGATCAATGCCCGCACGATCACGGCGACGACCACCCAGGCCGCGATCGACGCAATGGCGAAGTGGAATCCCCAGGACGAGGCGCGGCTAGCCGAGGCCACCGATCTGCTCGAAAGACCGACCAAAGCGGTCGCCGAGGTGCGGGCCAAGAAGACTCGCTGCGATGGCCTGCTCAGCCGTATCAACCGCCTGGAGGTAGGGCTCTCCAAAGCCAAACTCGACGACCTCGAAGCCCGCCAAACTTTGGTGCGGGACACTCAGGCAGCGTCGGCGGCAACGTCCAAGGATTCGTTTTCACAGGATGCCGAGCTACTCCCGGGCGTCGGCGGCGGGCCATGGCGAGAGCTTTGGAAGGCGGCCCGCTCATACTCGACGCAGGCCGCCTACCCGGGCACAGACTTCCCGGTCACGGCCGAGACGGGAGGCAAGGAGCCACGGTGCGTCCTGTGCCACCAGCCGCTTTCCGAGGACGCCTGCGGCCGGTTGAAGGGCTTCGAGGAGTTCGTGCGTGGGGATGTTGCGAACCGCGCCGCCGAGGCCGAGACAAAACTTGCCGAGGCCATGCGGGCCATCGACGCACTCTCTCCGGCTCTATCGACCGAGGACGAGGCGCTCTTGGGCGAGTTGAAGACGGACGCGCCTGAGACCGCGGCCAAGGTCTCAAAGTTCTTCGCCGAGGCCACGACGCGCAAGAACGACATCACCAACTCCGCCATTTTGGGCGATCTCATGACCATCGCGGCCGAGCCGACGCCCTGCTCGGCGGAGCTGAAGAAACTGGTCGACGCCCTGGACGCCAAGATCAGGGAGATCGAGGCCTCATTGACGCCCGAGACGAAAAAGGCGCTCAGGCATGAGCAGGCTGATCTCGTGACCAAAAAGACCCTGGCCGAGCACAAGCCGACCCTTCAGCAGCTGATCGAGAATCGGCTTCTCAAGAAGAAACTCGACGAGTGCATCAAGGACGTCGGCACGAAGGCCATTACGGATGCCAAGGCGAAGCTCAATCAACTCTTCGTCGACGACCTCTTCAAGGCAACGCTCAAGACCGAGCTTGAAGCGATCAGGGTCAGCCGCACCGTCACCCTCGACTTCAAGGTCACCAAGGGCATCGCGTATCAGCGCGCCGTCTTCGGGGATTCCGCTTTCCCCAACCTTGATCAGGTCCTAAGCGAGGGCGAGCACCGTGCTGTCGCCATCGCCTGCTTCCTGGCCGAAGCCAAGATGCTCGGAGACCACCAGCCGCTTGTGATCGACGACCCGGTGTCCTCGCTCGACCACGAGAGGCGTCTCAGGGTCACGAAGCGCTTGGTGGCCGAGGCGAAGAAACGTCAGGTCGTGATCTTCACGCACGACATGGTCTTTTGGGCTGAGGTGGAACGGGAGGCGCAAGAGGCTCAAGTGCCGCTACTCGTCAAAGACGTGCGGACGGAAGGAGGACTCTGCGGCAAGGTCGGTGAAGGCGACACCCCCTGGATCAACCTCAGCGTCCCGCTGAAGCTGAAGTATTTGGAGGACAAGCTCCTCCCAGACCTCAAGAACTTCGACTCAAAATCCCAAGAATTCGAGGACCGCGCTCGCCTAATCGGCGAGAAGCTGCGTGAGACATGGGAACGTCTGGTCGAGGAGGGCATCTTGCAGAGCACGGTGGTCCGCTTCCGCCACAGCGTAGAAACGCAGCGCCTGGACATGGTCCAGGTTTTGGATGAAGATTGGGAGAAGGTCTACAAAGGGGTGTCTCGCACGTCAGGCTGGTCCCACGACAACGCGCGTGCGACGGCGGCGCCGCCACCAGAGATCGACGACCTGAAGAAGGAGGTCGAAGAGATCAGGACGCTCTCCAAGAAGCTTAAGAAGGATGGCGAAAAGTTACGAGCGGCCAGGCGGGCGCGTCTCGAAAGTCCCGGTGTAGGCACCGTGATCGCGACCGTGGGCCCCTCTGGGGATGGGGACAAGGCTGATGGCGCGACGGCGTCCGGAGCGAGCCACTGA
- a CDS encoding PAS domain S-box protein encodes MPGNDPAPNSRPSEEAFRLLVESIQDYAIFMLNQEGQVTTWNLGAERMKGYKAEEILGAHFSVFYTPQDVASGKPVRELKIAAETGRFEDEGWRLRKDGSKFWANVVMTALHGPKGVLYGFSKVTRDMTRKKLEEERFRVLVEAAPNAMIMVGKDGGIVLVNSQTEKLFGYPRKELLQQPIELLVPERFRGKHPDYRRSFFAAPQTRAMGAGRDLYGLLKDGREVPIEIGLNPIETPEGSFVLASIIDITERKRAEEFRTAKEALEAVTREMETFSYSCAHDLRAPLRKIAGFGAALEKDSLGKLSAQSQDYLQRIQNNVIQMDGIIEGLLKLSRVLQQEPRSESVDLSQLAKGIADELQKAQPARNAQFIIAPGLVTQGDPEFLQIILRNLLENAWKFTARHPRAKIEFGAAKRQAEVVYHVRDDGAGFDMAHADKLFGAFKRLHAPGDFPGAGIGLATVHRVIRRQGGRIWAEAQVERGATFYFTLGDGGPRAAKTR; translated from the coding sequence ATGCCCGGCAACGATCCCGCTCCAAATTCTCGGCCCAGCGAGGAAGCCTTCCGCCTTCTCGTGGAGAGCATCCAGGACTATGCCATCTTCATGCTGAACCAGGAAGGTCAGGTCACGACCTGGAACCTCGGCGCGGAACGGATGAAGGGCTATAAGGCCGAAGAGATCCTTGGCGCTCATTTTTCGGTTTTTTACACCCCCCAGGATGTCGCCTCCGGGAAACCCGTCCGCGAACTAAAGATCGCTGCGGAGACAGGCCGGTTCGAGGATGAGGGCTGGCGTCTGCGCAAAGACGGATCGAAGTTCTGGGCGAATGTCGTCATGACAGCGCTTCACGGCCCGAAGGGCGTCCTGTACGGTTTTTCCAAGGTAACACGCGACATGACGCGCAAGAAGCTGGAAGAGGAGCGATTTCGAGTCCTTGTGGAAGCCGCGCCCAACGCGATGATCATGGTGGGAAAGGACGGCGGCATCGTCCTGGTCAACTCCCAGACAGAGAAGCTGTTCGGATATCCCCGGAAGGAACTGCTCCAGCAGCCCATCGAGCTGCTGGTCCCGGAGCGGTTCCGGGGCAAGCACCCCGATTACCGACGCTCCTTTTTCGCCGCCCCCCAGACCCGCGCCATGGGGGCCGGGCGCGACCTCTACGGCTTGCTCAAGGACGGCCGCGAGGTGCCCATCGAGATCGGCTTGAACCCCATCGAGACCCCCGAAGGCAGCTTCGTCCTGGCTTCCATCATCGACATCACCGAGCGCAAGCGGGCGGAGGAATTTCGAACCGCGAAAGAAGCGCTGGAGGCGGTGACTCGAGAGATGGAGACCTTCAGCTATTCCTGCGCTCATGATCTGAGGGCTCCTTTGAGGAAAATAGCGGGCTTCGGCGCGGCGCTGGAAAAAGACTCGCTGGGGAAGTTGAGCGCGCAAAGCCAGGATTATCTTCAACGGATACAAAACAATGTCATCCAGATGGACGGCATCATCGAAGGCTTGCTGAAATTGTCCCGAGTCCTGCAGCAGGAGCCCAGGTCCGAATCAGTGGATTTAAGCCAATTGGCGAAGGGCATCGCCGATGAGCTTCAGAAGGCGCAGCCGGCGCGAAATGCCCAGTTTATCATAGCTCCCGGCCTCGTGACCCAAGGAGATCCGGAATTCCTGCAGATCATTCTGCGAAACCTGCTCGAGAACGCTTGGAAGTTCACGGCTCGGCATCCCAGAGCGAAGATCGAGTTCGGCGCGGCAAAGAGGCAGGCAGAGGTGGTGTATCACGTCCGCGATGATGGAGCCGGCTTCGACATGGCCCACGCGGACAAACTCTTCGGCGCGTTCAAGCGCCTGCATGCGCCGGGCGACTTCCCGGGCGCTGGCATCGGACTTGCGACCGTGCACCGCGTAATCCGCCGCCAGGGAGGGCGCATCTGGGCCGAGGCCCAGGTGGAGCGCGGGGCGACCTTCTACTTCACTCTGGGGGATGGCGGTCCGCGCGCAGCTAAAACCCGATGA
- a CDS encoding response regulator, whose translation MNDKNVVLLVEDDEDDARLTQMALEDLLDPYEVVVARDGVEALDYLLGTGAYASREASKKPLLIILDINLPRIDGLQLLERLNQEWGAGLGKVKVAVLSSSYIQQERDAVRKLGAMVHLQKPIRPDDCAAMVREIGRLLLPSDQP comes from the coding sequence ATGAACGACAAGAACGTGGTGCTTCTGGTGGAGGATGACGAGGACGATGCTCGCTTGACCCAGATGGCGCTGGAAGACCTGCTCGATCCCTACGAAGTCGTGGTGGCGCGAGACGGAGTGGAGGCGTTGGATTATCTTCTGGGTACTGGAGCCTATGCCTCTCGTGAGGCGAGCAAAAAGCCTTTGTTGATCATCCTGGACATAAATCTGCCCCGGATCGACGGCCTCCAGCTCTTGGAGCGCCTGAATCAGGAATGGGGAGCGGGGCTTGGCAAAGTGAAAGTCGCGGTTCTTTCATCATCTTATATACAGCAAGAACGCGACGCCGTGAGAAAACTGGGGGCCATGGTTCACCTACAAAAGCCGATCCGCCCCGACGATTGCGCGGCCATGGTTCGTGAAATAGGAAGGCTGCTTCTTCCCAGTGACCAGCCGTGA